The genomic stretch CCAAAAATATCCCTGACCACCGGGAGAGCACCTACCTGAAAGCTCTGGCTGCCTTTCAATGTGCACGCACTTGGGAAGGGCCCAGGGGTCTTTCTAAGTGGCAGGGGGAGTTTAAGGAGAGGCTCTGAAATGCTGTCGCTGAGCCCTTCCCCCTCTCCCGGCCCTCTACCTTCATAACATCAGAGACAATGTTTTCTAAGCAGGCATCTCCCTCTCGTTCTTCCTCTACAGATCATTACAAACACCACTGGTTTCCAGAGAAACCATCCAAAGGCTCTGGCTACCGCTGCATCCGCATCAACCACAAGATGGACCCCATCATTAGCAAGGTGGCCAGCCAGATTGGACTCAGCCAGCCCCAGCTACACCGGCTGCTGCCCAGTGAGCTGACCTTATGGGTTGATCCCTATGAAGTGTCCTACCGCATCGGGGAGGATGGTTCCATCTGTGTCCTGTATGAGGAGGCCCCGGTGGCTGCCTCCTATGGGCTCCTCACTTGCAAGAACCAAATGATGCTGGGCCGGAGCAGCCCCTCGAAGAACTATGTGATGGCTGTGTCGAGCTAAGGAGGAGCCATCCTACCCGGGCACTCTACTGTACTCATGCTGCCGTGACAACAGGCCACCGTATACCTCAACCTGGggaactgtatttttaaatgaagagctatttatacatttttttttaagaaaagcagagaaaaaaaaccaaaagatttttttttaaaagaaaaaaatccttaaaggGAGCTGCTTGGAAGTGGCCTCCCCAGGTGCCTTTGGAAAGAACTGTTATTGAATCCGTGAGCCAGTGTTTGCCTAAGGGAGTGGTTTGGGGATTGGCCTAGACAAGGTAAAGGGGGATTCTTGGCTGATCCCCCAGGAGGTGGTAAAAGGGAGCAAGCAAGGTTAGCAACTGTGAATGAGAGGGATCAGGCTCTGCCCTGGGTTACCGTCCCAGCTGGGATGCCTGTCTACCTGGTTCCTCTCTTACTCAGGGGCATTCAAGCCTGGTCTTAAACAATACTACATTGCctaatcttttgtttttctgctgagACCCTGGGTAGAGTGAAAGACCTCTCCTTGTTCCTTCTGTTCTAAGCAGGTTTTCTTGAagtcttgtcttgtttctgtttctatcctCAGGGGCCTAGAAAGGTTGTTTCCCAGCCAGGAATCTGTGACCACTTTTGGAGGGTGGGATGTTAGGCAGGTGCGCAAAGACTTTGGGTATAGATGGAGGGGAATGGCACAAACCTTCGCTCTGCACTGCGCTGCTTCGTATGCATGCATGGCGAATAATTTAGGGATGATTTGCAATGGAATTTTGGGACCCAAAGAGGGTTTTTTGCCCCCCTCATTTTTTCCTAAACCTTCCTTTTGGGAACCATGTGAAGGTCCGAATGCTGCTACCATTATTCCTTTGAGAGGCGGTTCCAAGCTCCAGGGAACTGCAGGTCCTTTCTCACTGCCTTCCCTTCCAAACTCGCTCGCggtcctcctttcccctctttcaTGTGGTTGGGCCCCGGAGGGCACTTTTCCTAGGACAGGAGTTCGCAGTCACTGTGCAATAGTCCCAGGAAACTCTGAGACTGggcctcccagctcctcctggtGCCCTGGTGGGTGTTAGGGGCCTGCCTTTCCCATTCTCCTGGGGGTTCTGGCTGGTGGTGGGCCTTGCTGAGAGCGATCTTCCTGGGCCGCAGAGAGTGCATGCGCCCTACAGGACTACCTGGTATTCTTGGAGGGCTGCCATTAAGCCACAATTTGGGCACTGCTTTATCTCCTTGGTGCTCAGAGCACCTGTGGGGGAGGTTGTCTCTCTCAGTAAAATCCAAATTTGTCTGTAGATTGTGCAATATTTACTGTTCTGGGTTGGGGAAATTTTTGGAAAACACTGGGAAGAAATGGCTTTccttcaggttcagtgacagTGCTGAGGGGCCTCAGGAGGCCTCGAGTCTCTCAACCTGAAGGACAGAGTTAGAGCCAGCTGGTCACCTTCTCCTTAACGAGGCCCCCCTGCCCCATTTCTCTCCACTGCCATGGCATCCCGTTTCCTGGGTTTCTTAACTCCTCAGTTTCTACTCGAAGGTGCTATTTACCAAACACTCTGCCCAGCCTGCTCTGGCACTCCCAGCTTTGCACAGCCTTCCCAGGCGGCTTCATCTCTTGCTTTAAAGTTAACTCTGGGCCCACAGACCCGAAAGCTGTGGACTTAAACAAAGCTGTGAATTGCTGCAGATGGTTCTCGTGTCTTGTCCACAAACAGGTCCCTGCCTTCTTAGAAGCAGCCACCTGGTCTCATGCTGAGATCTGTTCTTTCTTGTCGACGttcactttaaaaaatgacaaaatccCCAGAGCTGGACTGTTGAGCAGGCCTGTCTCTcttattaagtaaaaataagtaatagtGGCACGTTTGTAAGCTATTCTGACAGAGAAGACAAAGGTTACTTAATTGTATAATAGCGTTTTTATATGGAAGACTGTACAGCTTTATGGACATATGtacacttttgtttttaataaaaaatgtagcAGATTATGTGTGGTGTAGAGAAGGTAACATTCCATACCGCCGACGGGCATTTCCCTCTCAAATCCAAACCCTTTCCTTGTGTTTTGTGGTATTCATCAGTTGCCCTGGGTCCGTCTGTAGCGTGCAGATGTTACAGAAGATAACCTAGGTGTGTGGTGATATTCCCGTGCATTCCCCCTACTCCAGGAGAGAGCTCCCTACTTTTCTGACTATTCTCACGGGTCTCTAAAAATATGCTGTCTGAACATTCGGCAGCCTAGTCCATACTTCCATCCTTGCCCATTCAACTTGTCTGTGGAGCTGGCCTTCTGTGTCCACGGCTGTGGAAGCAGCCAGCCATGGCTGGAAATTATACAGGAAAACAATTCAGGAAGTTCCGAGGAATAAAATGTTGATATGTCCCGCACTAAACACACCAGCCCATGTGATGTGACTGCAATCGTACGTGAGCACACTGATGATGTTCCTCCTGGCACCCCACAGGTCGTCTGTGGGGTCCCCATTTGAGCACATCCAGTCATATGCTGTGGCCTGAGGCCCACAATGGCAGCATCTTTACCTGGCAGGTACAGAATTTCCCTTGCCATTCCAGAAACAGTATAGTTTAACATTTCCAATGTATTAGGCATTGCAAACAATCTAATTTAAACTATGGGAGGATACTCAGATAAAACTGCTAAGTTATTTTATACAGGAGTCTTGAGTATCTGTAATGGTCTTGGAACCAGTCCCCTTGCAGATGCCTGGTGACCTGACTATCTCATCAATgactatgaaaaataattaaaacacactGTTTCTCACAGAACACCAGTGGCGAGCAGAGGATGACCCTTGTCACAGGTTAAGGCAAGACTATCTGCCATTCCTGGTAATGCTCTTGTCACCTTGGCTGTCATTTATGAACTCCCATGCTTGCCTTGTTAGAGAGGAACAGTTGGATCCCAGGATCTGTGTACCGGGAACCACACATAGCTCAATGCTTCTGGTGTAAGTTAGCAGGAAAGCAATTATTCTGAGAGCCCGCGGTGGGAGAACCTATGACTTCTTACTCTTGTAAACTACTTTTGACCTCATGTAGAGGATCTATACAAGAATAGTAAGTTGTCATGCTTGGTTTGGGCGGGTCTTCCCTAGATTTTTGATAAAGACTCAGCTCCCCACTAAGGCTACAAGCACATTTTTGACCCATGTTGGATGTTTTGCTTGGCCCAAAGTGAGCTGTTCTAAATTTTTAAGCATACTCATCTTATTTCCTACTCCACAATTTTGTACACAAACATGCAGCTTGTCCTGAGTGTTCTTGgtcagagttaggcagggaaactGGGCACTTGTATCCTACGtgtgaggagagaaagggagtcaGGGCCTGGGCAGGGGCAGTCAGCGTGTCTGTGTTATGGATAGAATATTGGAGCCCGCTAATGTCAGGGGTGCCACAGGAATGTCCTTCATTTGTTCCTCTCTATTCGGGTGCAAGGACAGGGTTAGGGTCTAGGAATGTTTGCTTATCTTTGGCGTTCTATTCTTTTGCACTATTCAATTCAAAGTCTGCATCTATCTTCTTGTTTCCTAAAAGGCCCCAATCCTAAGGGACATTTCATCATTTAGTGGAAGACTTAATGACATCCAGGGAAGGTTGTCCGGAGGCCAACAGGACAGGTCAACCCCATCTTTGTCAGGGAAACCACAGGGTGGCAGATTGATCTTGGGGTTGCTTTTGGTTCTTGGTAGGCTAATATATAAGAGGGCTCTGTGATCCAGGAAGGTGGTGCTTCTTGTGGACCTGACCAGTATCAGTAGGAGCAGAGAACACCTACTAGCTACTGGGTATCTCGGGGCTCTGAATGGAGTAACAGGTAGTTGCTTTTCCTGGGATCTAAAACTAGGCTTTCAGCTTCCCTGCAACTTGGTAAACCAAGGCAGCCAAGCGTCCTGCGTGTGGTCAGCTGTTTGGGATGATAATGTCCCTCCCCAGAAAGTCTGGGCAAGGTGCTGGCAGCTGTAGATTAAGCGTCCATCCTGGCTTCTGATAAGGTTTGGGTGGAGGAGGCCTTGATGCTGCCAAAAACAAGTCCCAGGAGGAAGAAACCACTTCTGTGGATCT from Arvicola amphibius chromosome 12, mArvAmp1.2, whole genome shotgun sequence encodes the following:
- the Btg2 gene encoding protein BTG2, with product MSHGKRTDMLPEIAAAVGFLSSLLRTRGCVSEQRLKVFSRALQDALTDHYKHHWFPEKPSKGSGYRCIRINHKMDPIISKVASQIGLSQPQLHRLLPSELTLWVDPYEVSYRIGEDGSICVLYEEAPVAASYGLLTCKNQMMLGRSSPSKNYVMAVSS